Part of the Ciona intestinalis chromosome 6, KH, whole genome shotgun sequence genome, ACAGCTTAGAGACGATTGaacaattgttttgtattgttgaAGTAAGAAAACTTAACCAAACTACTTTAAAGCGTTGATTTAAATGACGTTTAGCGTTTTAAATGTCGTTTATAGCCGAACTAGTTAGCCGTTTTATAGGTTACAATGAAAAAGGAGATCAAATATCTACTATTAGAAAACTGTCAAAATGCAActgcattttttatgttttttttatttaaatcttttactttttttctatagttgttaaaattagGAGTTGTAAGAATTATGGCTAAGCTAGTCCAAGCGCCACCCAAGTTCACGCCACCAGAATGGCATAACTCCAACTTTACAAAGTATGACAACGCTGAGGGGCAGAGGTCGCGCTCGGAGAGATTGATTGATGAAAGCGCTCGGCTGATGGAAGAGGTGGATAAGACCACAAGGAGGAGCCAGAGAGATGTGAATAAGAAGATCGGTAAGTTGATGCAGGgttgatatatttattttatatatacaagtCCCATCGCCAAATGTGAGTgctttataaattaatgtaattcaTTTATCCTCTTTTTttcggggcaacaacagtcgttataacacgaatgttcagtttcatacaccacctCATAACTCCTACGAGTGTTTTTTTACCGAATGACTGTCATTTACCTTTATTCATCAGCTCAAAGATTGGAAGACATTAACTTCTGGAAGTCTGAGCTTGAGTTAAAACTCACTGAGTTGACCACAGAAAATGAGactttgttaaattataagaCTCGCCTGGAAAAGGCACTTGCAGCTTGTGAGGAACCTCTTGCTATTGCTCAGACTTGCTTGCTTAACAGGTATATGTTATTGCTTTGTATATGCACAGAGAACAATAGTTTGTATAAGTCTCAAAAAGAAATGTTAGACCTTTAACATCACAAACATCCCAGAAGGTTTCTCTCATACTTATAATATGCCTGTCAGGCCGTCAGCAACGGAATATATACTTTTTCTATTcatttctatatgggtgaggttcttgtcaaagacctgagatttaggctaGATTTGGCACAATACTCAACgtacaacatatataatatatatataaactaataAGCATGTTGTTTCTGGACGTCAACAGATGTTTTCCaggtaagacacttaataaaTTACCCCTATGAAGGAGAAAGTCACAACTAAAGATATACAAAAGATAATagatacataatatatatacaagcaTGTTGGTTTTAGAGAGCAACGTGTTTCAATCGATCTGGTCCATGATAACGTGGAGAAGGAGCTTCTAAAAGAAGTAGAAGCAATACAAGGTGTTGTTGCTCTGCTTGAGAGAACTCATGAGCAAACAGTTGAACAGATAAGGTTAATACGTAATGTGATGTGCATTTCTGCAGACTGTGTTTGGTTTATAGAAATTTATACCTGTACAACTGTTAAAATCCTATAAAGGGAgaactaaaaacaaagttttaacacCTGGTAATACCAATTTGCTTCCTAGCAAGcaacaaaaaaagattattatGTAGTATGGTGTAAAGTGGGAAGTATTTGTGACTTTGAAATGCAACTAGAACGTAGACGTTTTTTACCCAAGACAACATTCCAATCATTAAACAGCTATTTCATTACATTAATTATACAGTTAGTCtcaaattttttgttaaaatttagtcAGGTTTTTATAGTGTAACCAAATAGAAAGTTTGTggcaatattttaacacattttataactttCCATTTTAGACTGAACAGATCTGCCAAGTATTATCTTGAGAAAGATCTAAAGGACAAAGCTATGGCGCAAAACATTGATTCATTTTGTTCCGAGCTTCACAACAACAGCGCGGGTATTGGACTTCGTGGGAATGTAGTTCGTGTCGAATCACAGTGAGTTTTATTGTTTGATTGGATGTAACCTATCTATCTTTCGGGGTGgtgcaaatttaaaagttagaaTGTTTTTATAGCATTGTAACCCAATTTTTTCTGAACTGAAATTAAACTGAGAAATTCGGGTGTAAAAACTGCTCTATAATTCTATATATAACGATTTCACaataaatatcatattatttttagCTCTGTGACCCCGATAGACTGGGCTGCATTTAGCGACGCAAACGTTGAAAAGGCTGAGCGTGAACGAAACAGCTCTGTTAACCTTCGTGCCAGCATTGATGGGATACTTAAGCAAACTGCTGATGACATGCATACACAATGTGCTGCTGTTAACCTGGCTTTTAGAGAGAGAGTGGCGGAAACGAAGAAGGCAAAGAATAAACTGGAACAGCATTTGGATAAGGTTGGCCTATATTGACTATTTTACTCAAGCAGTTTTTACCCCTAGCATGTTTTTTATACTTGTAGGCATCTATTGACAATTTTTACACAAGTAGATTTTACCGATAGGCTGTAGCttgctttttttttgtttgttgttgttagtCTGTATATTGACAATTTTACTTcagcagtttttttttagtctgCTTTTTATGTTTCTAATTCTCTACTCTTTGCTGTTTTACTAATCTGATCttcttactgtatttaaagttataaagaaCAAATTACTGTATAGGTTTTATCCctgtgttgaggtaatggaccaaatctggcctaaatcctaggtcctaAACAAAGGAATCAcccataaaattaaaaaaaaacttcaaaaaactttttttaaatattattaattcaCAGGTCTTGGGTGAAATAAGCACCATGGAAAAGAACATTATTGAGCTGAACAAGGCAATAGCTGATAAGAACGGTCCAATGATGGTATCACAAAGCAGGCTGGGAGAGAGAACACAAAGACCCAATGTTGAACTATGCAGAGACCCTGTACAGTACAGACTCATTGACGAGGTAGCTGTGTGAATGTTAATTTCCAGAACTTATTTAACGTTAActacagtggttataacactggtgttctgtttgatacatcTTGAGCCCGCTTCAAGCTACctctatgtaactttgtaggtgattgaataaatgtaacttatttatccctaCATGCTGAGGCAACAATAATCGATATAACACAGCTGTTGTGTTTTACACATCTCAGGCCCccttatcacgtatgtaactttaaaagtgAATATTTTAAGGGTATTTATTTAGGTATGACAAAAAAAGGGAAGTAAGACCGGCCTAAATTCCACATTTtcaagacctcacccatatagaaatgTATACAAACCAAgaaatgtatgttttgtaCAACAACATCACAGACTTTCAGTTGttaaatacctttttttaaatttaatccatattttttttttataaaaccctTTTTAAATCCATAAAAAAAGATCTACATTGAACAGCATTTTCTACATTAAAAAgcacaaaactttttttaggtAAATGAAATCCAGCGTAGCATCCAGCAACTGACAAGCACTCTTGCCCAAGCTGAAGCGGAACTTAAAGGACTTATTAGAAACCAACTTTTATTGGAAGAAGATATTCAGGTCAGCAAATCTATTTGTTAAGATTTTATGTGATTGTTAGGCCTGCAAATATATGGACTTGTTTCACTGTAGAGCTAAGTTGGCAGGCATGTGCCATCGGTGAGCATGAGCTctaatacaccatgtgtgtctgttgtataaaaagacacccatggtataaccTAACAGCGAGCATAGggtgtgtgaatacaccatgtgtgtctgatgtataagaagacacccatgttataactcaaaacagtaagcatgaggtgtatgaatacaccatgtgtgtctgatgtataaggagacacccatgttataactcaaaacagtaagcatgaggtgtatgaatacaccatgtgtgtctgatgtataaggagacacccatgttataactcaaaacagtaagcatgaggtgtatgaatacaccatgtgtgtctggtgtataaggagacacccatgttataactcaaacagtgagcatgaggtgtatgaatacaccatgtgtgtctggtgtataagaagacacccatgttataactcgacagtgagcatgaggtgtatgaatacaccatgtgtgtctggtgtataagaagacacccatgttataactcaaacagtgagcatgaggtgtatgaatacaccatgtgtgtctggtgtataagaagacacccatgttataactcaaacagtgagcatgagttgtatgaatacaccatctGTTTccggtgtataaaaagacacccatgttataacttgacagtgagtatgagttgtatgaatacaccatctgtgtctgatgtataagaaaacacccacgttataacttgacagcaaGCATGAGCTATATGCAtgcaattaacaaaaaaaacacatgaaGTTCTACAGCCAGTGTCTTTCATTCAACAGGTTAAATCGAACTCTCTGTATATTGACGAAGTTGAATGCATGCGGATCCGTGAGGCCATCTCTATCAACTATTTCTAAACTACAACACACCACTGACTGTTGGCCATGCAATAAACATGTTGTCACTTTTGTATAGCTATAACGTGCACCAAACTACGTTATAATTTCCGCTTAATAATATAGCATTAATCGGCCTGCATGGCCTGCCATACTTAATAGCGTAACTTTACGTATGAGATTTAAATACGTATTAGCGTTCGTATAAGAAGCGCCAGCCTACTTTATTGCGTTGGAATTGCATTGTAAGTAAAAGACATATAAGCATATGTTTGGTCGCTGGATTTGATATTCACAACTTGTATTAGCATTGAATGAAGAATGAACcgatttatctttgcatggcggggcaacgacggtcgttattccacgggtgttctgttttatatacacctcttgctcgcttacaagttaccacggaTGTAATCTATTTCTCCTCtcgtggcgggcaacgacggtcgttttaccacgagtgttctgtttcatacacctcgtgcgcgctcacgagttaccaagaATATAACTTTGCATGAGATTTATTTTGAGACTTTTGTAATGCATGGCTGTTTATACAACCCATAAGCGACGCCTTGGTTGTAGCAATTTCcgtttcttgcccaaggacaaatacgtCCACAATATTAGTATAGCTAATACTTGATTAATAATGCTTGCGTGTACCGGATTTAGTTATAGTGGTGtggaaaaaatgggacacctttttaagaaggctgtacacagtatccggcatgcgaagtcGCATGCAAGCCTATTTCAGAGTTtccgaaatccggacaaaacagacaaaacggacgaattccggatactgtgtacagcaactttaattcaattttcccgccccatttggtggtaaacaaagaacattcaaagaattataaaaccgtatcctcacgacttcacagaccgttgttaattgtttaaaacacgattaggttatttggacattatgtgctaaaggtgtcgcaAACTACCACGCTGTACTATACGCGAAACCACGCGCTTCCCTTTATCTCAGTTCTGTGGTCTGCAGTGTAAACGGGCAACTGCTATGTGTGGTTTGAGCCACGTTTGTAACGGTAGGGTCCTGGCAAACATTAGTTATTAGAGAAATTGAGTAACGCAGGTTTAGGACCGAGTACGGTGTTTATTTGAAAAACGTATgcgtatttaatatttaaaataggttttatttaCCTATTGGAATACAGTAACGGagaacatattatttaaaacagcgaagagaagggaattagcagcaaagcGACAGTTCGTTAAACACGCTGTCGGCAACAACTACAGAAGTataaaaagtgtcaaataagcAATGCAGTGCATATGCTTTATATACCTTACAATACGCTATAGAGCCAGACACACCGAATCCACTTTTAGTTGTGTTATACGCGACAATGCACACGGAGCTATCATCCATCACAAGGAAAGAGATGCGATACCTTTACCGATAGCGCGAAAATAAGCACAGAGTGAAACCACTGTTAAGTTTTATCTATACTGTGCGGCCATATTAGCTTTTAGCGTAGGAGCATATAGTTATCGGagcatgttttataaacctcgtTGTAAGAAACGCGTGCGTAAATAAGCATAGAGCGTATATAGACGCCATTAAGGTTCCAAGTTATACTAAGCGGGTATATTAGTTTTAAGAGTGGGCATGCAATAAGATATCTCTAGTGGAGCATGCTAGTCTTTGTAGATTGTTTTATAAGCGTGTAAAGAAACGCACAGGATACGGCATCATCACAGTAATAACCACATTTGAGCAAACATTTCTTTAGAAAGGATTACATATAGGAATAGCGCAGTTCGAGGTACAACATATAGAGAAGAAGTAAACGGAGCTCAAATAAAACGCGCTTTACTCAACTATACGGTAACTTGCTTCATGGTAtaagttgtatatattttaataactgaAAGGTTTATCGCCTATGTATTAGATGAGTTGCACTTATATAACTTAAAGTATAGCTTTATGTAGATTTATTCTCGTAACGGTTTTCGTCGTATAGTTGTATAACCATTTAATACTGACAGCTAGATATAACGTTTCATTCAGTGAGACAATTCGTTATATGTGTATCCATACGTGACATTCGGTTCTTGAAATAGTCATTGTTTAGTATTAGCATTGTAGTAGCGAGTTGACAGGCCAATAACGCAATGTGTTTTGAACcgttaatattcaaatatgatTGACTAGTGAATAAATGCCCGCAGAAAAAGAAGGATATAGCAAAGCTGTTCGGATAACGTAACATAAGAATGCAAGTTCCTTTTTACCAGATGTCACCGGGGAAAGTTTGTGAATTATTTTACCATATATAGTGAgatagggaaagatgggacaccttttcattctattttcttgtcccgtttcgcagtaaacaaagagtcttaaaattgtatcctcacgacttccatagaccgctgttccAGCTACGCATCGCATAAACGCTGTTGTTAGCATAAGCCTTTcgtaataaaacaacagtttctaTACCTAAACTGGTTTCGGTTTTCCTGGTGTATATACTAACTTACCAACTAATTAGGTTTCTCATAGGTAAgtataagtaaaatatttcctaataaataaatgcgtcattttaaacattccttttaaatgtaaacgtagtgttttaaacagatattGCCTAAAACTTGgtgcttgttttaaattcataaGCCACACAAAATGCACGAGAAAAATACAACCTGTGTTTCGTCTTGTCTTGGAAACATTGCAATTAAAATGGCCGTGATTTGTGCGCTCAGCTTCACTTTAAGGTACAGTATAGTATTTTGTTAAGAGATTTTTAAAGATGTTTTTGGCTCATTTTGGCGTTTCAATAAAttctatttaatttaatttttccttgggtttataacaaacaaaatacagcattttggtttaaattcaatggtctttcatttaatttgccgttggtgttataacgaatgatTTTTGCTGTTAATAGACCAAGTTTTCATTcgtttttatcgtcccatttgtagtaaacaaagagcatttacagaaatatataaccgtatctttaTACGACTTTAAATGagcgtttttatttgttaaaaacacaatcaggatatttgaatacaatgtgccaaaggtgtcccatcttcccc contains:
- the LOC100186452 gene encoding tektin-1-like, whose amino-acid sequence is MAKLVQAPPKFTPPEWHNSNFTKYDNAEGQRSRSERLIDESARLMEEVDKTTRRSQRDVNKKIAQRLEDINFWKSELELKLTELTTENETLLNYKTRLEKALAACEEPLAIAQTCLLNREQRVSIDLVHDNVEKELLKEVEAIQGVVALLERTHEQTVEQIRLNRSAKYYLEKDLKDKAMAQNIDSFCSELHNNSAGIGLRGNVVRVESHSVTPIDWAAFSDANVEKAERERNSSVNLRASIDGILKQTADDMHTQCAAVNLAFRERVAETKKAKNKLEQHLDKVLGEISTMEKNIIELNKAIADKNGPMMVSQSRLGERTQRPNVELCRDPVQYRLIDEVNEIQRSIQQLTSTLAQAEAELKGLIRNQLLLEEDIQVKSNSLYIDEVECMRIREAISINYF